In a single window of the Mesorhizobium shangrilense genome:
- a CDS encoding ABC transporter ATP-binding protein produces the protein MAGLSLHGVKKRFGQTEVITGVDLSVADGEFVVFVGPSGCGKSTLLRMIAGLETTSDGRIEIGGKDVTGLDPAKRGIAMVFQTYALYPHMTVAANMGFPLEMSGLAQAEIDAKVAEAAKVLHLEPYLRRKPRELSGGQRQRVAIGRAIVRKPGVFLFDEPLSNLDAELRVQMRIEIARLHQQLKSTMIYVTHDQVEAMTLASRIVVLRAGRIEQVGAPLELYQNPDNAFVAGFIGSPRMNFFAATVVDAGEQGVGVAAPAIGLARLTATPRGAAPKPGATITVGIRPEHFLPAGAAAATLEGRLTMVERLGGVTYGHAALADDSMITVESRGDAEFVDGAETRFGIDPQKVYLFDSEGRRI, from the coding sequence ATGGCCGGACTTTCACTGCACGGCGTCAAGAAGCGCTTCGGCCAGACCGAGGTCATCACCGGCGTGGACCTCTCCGTCGCCGACGGCGAGTTCGTCGTCTTCGTCGGCCCGTCCGGATGCGGAAAGTCGACGCTGCTGCGCATGATCGCCGGGCTGGAGACTACCAGCGACGGTCGCATCGAAATCGGCGGCAAGGATGTTACCGGGCTCGATCCCGCCAAGCGCGGCATCGCCATGGTCTTCCAGACATACGCGCTCTACCCGCACATGACGGTCGCCGCGAACATGGGCTTTCCGCTGGAAATGTCGGGCCTCGCGCAGGCCGAGATCGACGCCAAGGTGGCCGAGGCGGCGAAGGTCCTGCATCTCGAGCCCTACCTCCGGCGCAAGCCGCGCGAGCTGTCCGGCGGTCAGCGGCAGCGTGTCGCCATCGGCCGGGCCATCGTTCGCAAGCCGGGCGTGTTCCTGTTCGACGAGCCGCTTTCCAATCTCGACGCGGAACTGCGCGTGCAGATGCGCATCGAGATCGCGCGCCTGCACCAGCAGCTGAAGTCGACGATGATCTACGTCACCCACGACCAAGTCGAGGCGATGACGCTGGCGAGCCGCATCGTCGTGCTGCGCGCCGGCCGGATCGAACAGGTCGGCGCACCGCTCGAGCTCTATCAGAACCCGGATAACGCCTTCGTCGCCGGCTTCATCGGCTCCCCGCGCATGAATTTTTTCGCCGCGACCGTCGTGGACGCCGGCGAGCAAGGCGTCGGGGTCGCGGCGCCGGCGATCGGGCTGGCCCGGCTCACGGCGACCCCGCGCGGTGCAGCGCCGAAGCCCGGCGCGACCATCACGGTCGGCATCCGCCCCGAGCATTTCCTGCCGGCAGGCGCTGCGGCCGCGACGCTCGAGGGGCGGCTGACGATGGTCGAGCGCCTCGGCGGCGTCACCTACGGGCACGCCGCCCTGGCGGACGACTCGATGATCACCGTCGAAAGCCGCGGCGATGCGGAATTCGTGGACGGTGCGGAGACACGCTTCGGCATCGATCCGCAGAAGGTCTATCTGTTCGACAGCGAAGGACGGCGGATTTAG
- a CDS encoding FGGY-family carbohydrate kinase, translated as MQRYLLGIDAGSTLTKAALFDFNGTETARAAERVELSRPRTGWCEVDPDGAWHAARSAIRGVMAEARVRPDQIAAIGISAAMVGAWLVDAEGNALRPGINWEDSRTQEMLDERLAADPDFYSRIFRADGCVMQQGCTLPVAAWLRENEPDIFGAAAHIFSYKDFLRMKLTGIASADRTEAAVAPGDARRRDRSAEMLKLFGLAAVAGKLPPAEDSEALAGHLTAAAAAELGLAEGTSVAIGAGDVPSTIVGASALQAGTALIVLGTTCIAGVVSDEPVFTPPDLGLLFTLPAEAWFRSMVNVAGTLNLDWAIDTILGETTRDRALFQRLDAMISDVPVGSDGVVFLPYLSDSGIIAPVFDQQARAGFFGLTPRHGRAHMMRAVYEGVVLAVRDLMQHLPAVDGDILLTGGGANSLIWTQMLADALGKPIAVPAGSEFGARGAALLAGTAVGLFPSIRQASVSTRRIARRQEPQPDAMADWDRAFAAYAARREMLLRKSV; from the coding sequence ATGCAACGCTATCTCCTCGGCATCGATGCCGGCTCGACGCTGACCAAGGCCGCGCTCTTCGACTTCAACGGAACCGAAACCGCTCGCGCTGCCGAGCGGGTAGAACTGAGCCGACCGCGCACAGGCTGGTGCGAGGTCGATCCGGACGGCGCATGGCACGCGGCGAGGTCCGCCATCCGCGGTGTCATGGCCGAGGCCCGCGTGCGCCCGGACCAGATCGCGGCGATCGGCATATCCGCGGCGATGGTCGGCGCATGGCTGGTCGATGCCGAGGGCAATGCGCTTCGCCCCGGCATCAACTGGGAGGACAGCCGCACGCAGGAGATGCTGGACGAGCGGCTGGCTGCCGACCCGGACTTCTACAGCCGCATCTTCCGCGCCGACGGCTGCGTCATGCAGCAGGGTTGCACGCTGCCCGTCGCCGCCTGGCTGCGGGAGAACGAACCTGACATCTTCGGCGCTGCCGCGCACATCTTCAGCTACAAGGACTTTTTGCGCATGAAGCTGACCGGCATCGCGTCAGCGGACCGGACCGAGGCGGCCGTCGCGCCCGGTGACGCGCGCCGTCGCGACCGCAGCGCCGAGATGCTGAAGCTGTTCGGGCTGGCGGCCGTCGCCGGCAAGCTGCCGCCGGCCGAGGATTCCGAGGCCCTTGCAGGCCATCTGACCGCCGCCGCAGCGGCCGAACTCGGCCTCGCGGAAGGCACGTCAGTCGCCATCGGCGCCGGCGACGTGCCGTCGACCATCGTCGGCGCCAGCGCCCTTCAGGCCGGAACCGCCCTCATCGTGCTCGGCACCACCTGCATCGCCGGCGTCGTCTCCGACGAACCGGTCTTCACGCCGCCCGACCTCGGCCTGCTGTTCACGCTGCCCGCCGAAGCCTGGTTCCGCTCCATGGTGAACGTCGCAGGCACCCTCAATCTCGACTGGGCGATCGACACCATCCTCGGCGAGACGACGCGCGACAGGGCGCTGTTCCAGCGGCTCGACGCCATGATCTCGGACGTCCCGGTCGGCTCCGACGGCGTAGTCTTCCTGCCCTATCTCTCCGACAGCGGCATTATTGCGCCGGTCTTCGACCAGCAGGCGCGTGCCGGCTTTTTCGGGCTGACGCCGCGCCACGGCCGCGCCCACATGATGCGCGCCGTCTATGAGGGTGTCGTGCTCGCCGTGCGCGACCTGATGCAGCATCTGCCGGCGGTCGACGGCGACATCCTGCTGACTGGCGGCGGCGCCAACAGCCTGATCTGGACGCAGATGCTGGCCGACGCGCTCGGCAAGCCTATCGCCGTGCCCGCCGGCTCCGAGTTCGGAGCGCGCGGCGCCGCGCTTCTCGCCGGCACCGCCGTCGGTCTCTTCCCGTCGATCCGGCAGGCGTCTGTCTCCACGCGCCGCATCGCGCGGCGTCAGGAGCCGCAGCCAGACGCCATGGCCGACTGGGACCGCGCCTTCGCGGCCTACGCCGCGCGGCGAGAGATGCTTCTCCGTAAATCCGTTTGA
- a CDS encoding GntR family transcriptional regulator: MAIDLVLEDAPLYQRIARLLEDRIDSGALASGDRLPSERQIADETGASRMTARQALKSLEKRGLVETRVGRGVFVAHPMIEKESRTLHGFTEEMERGGRKVSSVVLDAGIGAADQEVARALDIPEHTLVHRLVRVRLVDAEPLAVERTEIPVALAPGLLEKTDFSKDSLYRVLREHYGFMPAEAEETVRADLADAAAISALGLSAVTPVLKFTRRTFDAAGRPLEYVRSVYRADCFSMRVRLTLARPS; this comes from the coding sequence ATGGCAATTGATCTCGTTCTGGAAGACGCGCCACTCTATCAGCGCATAGCGCGTCTGCTGGAGGACAGGATCGATTCCGGCGCGCTGGCGAGCGGCGATCGGCTTCCCTCCGAGCGTCAGATAGCCGACGAGACCGGCGCCAGCCGCATGACGGCGCGACAGGCCCTCAAATCGCTCGAGAAGCGCGGCCTCGTCGAAACCCGCGTGGGACGCGGCGTTTTCGTCGCACATCCGATGATCGAAAAGGAATCGCGCACCCTCCACGGCTTTACCGAGGAGATGGAGCGCGGCGGCCGAAAAGTGTCGAGCGTCGTGCTCGACGCCGGTATCGGCGCGGCCGATCAGGAAGTTGCCCGCGCCCTCGACATTCCCGAGCACACGCTGGTCCACCGGCTGGTGCGCGTCCGCCTCGTCGACGCCGAGCCGCTGGCGGTAGAGCGCACCGAGATACCCGTCGCGCTGGCCCCGGGGCTGCTGGAGAAGACCGACTTCTCCAAGGATTCGCTCTACCGCGTGCTGCGCGAGCACTACGGCTTCATGCCGGCCGAGGCCGAGGAGACGGTGCGCGCCGATCTCGCCGATGCCGCCGCGATCTCGGCGCTCGGCCTTTCCGCCGTGACGCCCGTGCTAAAATTCACCCGCCGGACGTTCGACGCCGCCGGCCGTCCGCTCGAATATGTCCGCTCGGTCTACCGCGCCGACTGCTTCTCGATGCGGGTCAGGCTCACCCTTGCGAGACCATCATGA
- a CDS encoding carbohydrate ABC transporter permease, with amino-acid sequence MKRTLPQSLALFSGLGLIVLLIGLPFWWVMTGSIKLPKEIISRDPTMFPRSFTLQHFDKLFQSTDFPAYLLNSLGVALFSTAFTVALALPAAYAFFRMEFPGRAALYRLILLTYAFPTVVVLIPIYGLFAKFGLIDTRTSLVIVNIAFALPFSIWMMRSFLASVPREIEEAAIVDGAPARVILLRIMAPLIAPGIASVAIFTFIASWTEYLFASVLIVSDARRTIPVGFAGIIGQYQIDWGLLLAGATIATIPVVILFAFVGRWFVAGLTEGAVK; translated from the coding sequence ATGAAACGTACCCTGCCGCAATCGCTCGCTCTCTTCTCGGGCCTCGGGCTGATCGTCCTGCTCATCGGCCTGCCCTTCTGGTGGGTGATGACCGGCTCGATCAAGCTGCCCAAGGAGATCATCAGCCGCGACCCGACGATGTTTCCGCGCAGCTTCACCCTGCAGCACTTCGACAAGCTGTTCCAGTCGACGGACTTTCCCGCCTACCTGCTGAACAGCCTTGGCGTCGCCCTGTTCTCGACCGCTTTCACCGTCGCGCTCGCGCTGCCGGCTGCCTACGCCTTCTTCCGCATGGAGTTTCCTGGGCGCGCCGCGCTCTACCGGCTGATCCTGCTCACCTATGCCTTCCCGACCGTCGTCGTGCTCATCCCGATCTACGGCCTGTTCGCCAAATTCGGGCTGATCGACACGCGCACCAGCCTGGTGATCGTGAACATCGCCTTCGCCCTGCCCTTCTCTATCTGGATGATGCGCTCGTTCCTGGCTTCGGTGCCGCGCGAGATCGAGGAGGCGGCGATCGTCGACGGCGCGCCCGCCCGCGTCATCCTGCTGCGCATCATGGCGCCGCTGATCGCGCCGGGCATCGCCAGCGTGGCGATCTTCACCTTCATCGCCTCGTGGACCGAATACCTGTTCGCCTCGGTGCTGATCGTGTCGGACGCCAGGCGCACGATTCCCGTCGGCTTCGCCGGCATCATCGGACAATATCAGATCGACTGGGGACTGCTGCTGGCCGGCGCGACCATCGCCACCATCCCCGTCGTCATCCTCTTCGCATTCGTGGGCCGCTGGTTCGTCGCCGGCCTGACCGAAGGCGCGGTCAAATAG
- a CDS encoding SIS domain-containing protein, with translation MTDASTAKAYLHGLAARIDVLFAANAASLTKAADAVEATAKKDGLVYIFGTGHSHVLAEEAHYRAGGLALTVPILASATMLHEGAIASTAFERMTGIVRPIFDRYPIGANDVLLVVSNSGVNPAPVEAAQIGKERGATVIAITSETYSREAARGRTRLADVADIVLDNGAPSGDATIPVTGSELKVGPVSTSIGAALMNAVLAEVASRLQASGEDAPIYLSANMPGAAENNERLVARYRPRNVHL, from the coding sequence ATGACAGACGCATCCACCGCCAAGGCTTATCTCCACGGACTGGCCGCCCGCATTGACGTACTTTTCGCGGCCAATGCCGCTTCGCTCACCAAGGCAGCCGACGCCGTGGAGGCGACGGCCAAGAAGGACGGGCTGGTCTACATATTCGGCACCGGCCACAGCCACGTTTTGGCCGAGGAGGCGCACTACCGTGCCGGCGGCCTTGCGCTCACCGTGCCCATCCTCGCCTCGGCGACGATGCTGCACGAGGGCGCGATAGCCAGCACCGCCTTCGAGCGCATGACCGGCATCGTGCGGCCGATCTTCGACCGCTATCCGATCGGCGCCAACGATGTTCTGCTCGTCGTCTCCAACAGCGGCGTAAATCCCGCGCCGGTCGAGGCGGCCCAGATCGGCAAGGAGCGCGGCGCGACTGTGATCGCCATCACGTCCGAAACCTATTCGAGGGAGGCCGCCAGGGGCCGTACGCGTCTCGCCGATGTCGCCGACATCGTGCTCGACAACGGCGCGCCGTCGGGCGACGCGACGATTCCCGTCACCGGCAGCGAGCTCAAGGTGGGTCCGGTTTCGACCTCGATCGGCGCGGCGCTGATGAACGCCGTGCTGGCCGAAGTCGCATCCCGCCTGCAGGCGTCGGGTGAGGACGCCCCGATTTATCTCAGCGCCAACATGCCCGGCGCTGCCGAGAACAACGAGCGGCTGGTGGCGCGCTACCGGCCCCGCAACGTGCATCTTTGA
- a CDS encoding ABC transporter permease: protein MNLRTRRILEFVLDNLVWFMLLFVLAIFSIFVPNYFQLGIFANIIEASSVLGVMSIGLALVIITGHMDLSVESVAALAAMTVGILFCSAGIGLGVQLYPEWLMVPVSLLIAISVGGLIGTLNGVLVVKLKMSAFIITLASYIWVRGLVVAVSGGRSAQDLAPAIRWFGIQRVLGLPLTAWIAISCFVVFSLIMAKTPFGRHLKMIGGNEQATYRAGIRVTRNLILAFVMAGAIAGLAGWLLTIRTSGATANLGVGLLFNAFAAVVIGGVSLKGGVGSLPGVYAGVLLLSSINTAINLMGLPANFTQVIHGLLVLAAVLLDTLKQTIRQRLA, encoded by the coding sequence ATGAACCTTCGCACCCGCCGTATCCTCGAGTTCGTGCTGGACAATCTCGTCTGGTTCATGCTGCTTTTCGTGCTGGCGATCTTCTCGATCTTCGTCCCGAACTATTTCCAGCTCGGCATCTTCGCCAACATCATCGAGGCATCGAGCGTGTTGGGCGTGATGTCCATCGGCCTGGCGCTGGTCATCATCACCGGCCACATGGATCTGTCGGTCGAATCCGTCGCCGCCCTCGCTGCGATGACGGTCGGCATCCTGTTCTGCTCGGCCGGCATCGGATTGGGCGTGCAGCTCTACCCGGAATGGCTGATGGTGCCGGTGTCGCTGCTCATCGCGATCAGCGTCGGGGGGCTCATCGGGACGCTGAACGGCGTGCTCGTCGTCAAGCTGAAGATGAGCGCGTTCATCATTACGCTGGCGTCCTACATCTGGGTGCGGGGACTGGTGGTCGCGGTATCGGGCGGCCGCTCGGCGCAGGATCTCGCGCCGGCGATCCGCTGGTTCGGCATCCAGCGCGTGCTCGGCCTGCCGCTGACGGCCTGGATCGCGATCTCGTGCTTCGTCGTGTTCTCGCTGATCATGGCAAAAACCCCCTTCGGCCGGCACCTGAAGATGATCGGCGGCAACGAGCAGGCGACCTATCGCGCCGGCATCCGCGTGACGCGCAACCTGATCCTCGCCTTCGTCATGGCCGGCGCCATCGCCGGGCTGGCCGGCTGGTTGCTGACGATCCGCACCTCGGGCGCGACCGCCAATCTCGGCGTCGGCCTGCTGTTCAACGCCTTCGCCGCGGTGGTGATCGGCGGCGTCAGCCTGAAGGGCGGCGTCGGCTCGCTGCCGGGCGTCTATGCCGGCGTGCTCCTCTTGTCGTCGATCAATACGGCGATCAATCTCATGGGGCTTCCGGCCAATTTCACGCAGGTCATCCACGGCCTGCTGGTGCTGGCGGCCGTGCTGCTCGACACGCTGAAGCAGACGATCCGGCAAAGACTCGCATAG
- a CDS encoding DUF2188 domain-containing protein: MAEVTYEIVEHDGGWAYKVGDVFSETFGTHDAARRAAEAAAAEQQLGGATEQIEFQTEDGSWHEEVAPGGDRPATDVKG, translated from the coding sequence ATGGCTGAAGTCACCTACGAGATCGTCGAGCACGACGGCGGATGGGCCTACAAGGTCGGCGACGTCTTTTCCGAGACGTTCGGCACGCACGACGCAGCACGCCGTGCCGCGGAGGCAGCCGCTGCCGAGCAGCAGCTCGGCGGAGCTACCGAGCAGATCGAGTTTCAGACGGAGGACGGCTCCTGGCACGAGGAGGTCGCGCCCGGCGGCGACCGTCCCGCCACGGACGTGAAGGGCTGA
- a CDS encoding GNAT family N-acetyltransferase, whose translation MILDLGDGFFLRRASVQDHAAFCRICLRTGDAGRDATGREDVPDLMGMIYAVPYQVFEPDFAHAIDGPQGVAGYLLGAPDTQSFNARLAAEWYPKLQKRVADPGPDASKWTGSDWARRWIHHPDLTVPAALAAYPSHGHIDLLPEAQGKGIGRKCMAFLEQRLRQAGSTGMYLDVNPRNEKAQKFYRELGFEALRDERLPETSTFMMKSLR comes from the coding sequence ATGATTCTCGACCTCGGCGACGGGTTCTTCCTGCGCCGGGCGAGCGTGCAGGATCATGCGGCGTTCTGCCGGATCTGCCTGAGGACGGGAGATGCCGGCAGGGATGCGACCGGCCGGGAAGACGTCCCGGATCTGATGGGAATGATCTATGCCGTTCCCTATCAGGTGTTCGAGCCCGACTTCGCCCATGCGATCGATGGCCCGCAGGGGGTCGCGGGCTATCTGCTCGGCGCGCCGGACACGCAGAGCTTTAATGCGAGGCTCGCGGCGGAGTGGTATCCGAAGCTGCAGAAGCGCGTTGCGGATCCCGGGCCGGATGCCTCGAAATGGACCGGCAGCGATTGGGCGCGGCGCTGGATCCATCATCCCGACCTTACGGTGCCGGCCGCGCTCGCCGCCTACCCGTCGCACGGCCACATCGACCTGCTGCCAGAAGCACAGGGCAAGGGTATCGGCAGAAAGTGCATGGCGTTCCTGGAGCAGCGGCTCAGGCAGGCGGGCTCGACCGGAATGTATCTAGACGTCAATCCGCGCAACGAGAAGGCGCAGAAATTCTATCGAGAACTGGGGTTCGAAGCCTTGAGAGATGAGAGGCTACCCGAGACATCCACGTTCATGATGAAGTCGTTGAGGTGA
- a CDS encoding ABC transporter substrate-binding protein, with protein sequence MKARLFTAAGFAALLLAGTAYAEPVSLTLWHMEQPPHRVQRMQELLDEFNKAHPDVQVKQEPQSWGEVYAKAPAAFAAGTGPDMLFAIPDFTTVIKGIDAVVPVDDLVKDMEAKHGFVPSTIAPYQYDDHTWAVPAYNMAISMWYRNSALKAAGIEVPKTWSEWKAAAEKLSTDGKYGVGLPANKQLYTDQTVYSLMVNGGAADIYNEDGTISFDKPETVAAYQAYGDLQKLSPPDSTSWTWGEAEACFASASCGTILQFSVINTYETQAEADAADLGVAAVPHADGQSESATISYSNAIMLTTKDEAKQAGAKVFLAWLLEPANYGRFLTMEPGLFLPVTNDGAKAESFWADPIVTKYKSQVETMIANSQNGKLFGFTTGKVFPSIGAISGQNVIAETLQKMVVDGQSAADAVKAGQAKMSEIAGK encoded by the coding sequence ATGAAAGCCAGACTCTTCACCGCCGCCGGCTTCGCCGCGCTGCTGCTCGCCGGGACCGCCTATGCGGAGCCGGTCAGCCTGACGCTGTGGCACATGGAACAGCCGCCGCATCGCGTTCAGCGCATGCAGGAACTGCTGGACGAGTTCAACAAGGCGCATCCGGACGTCCAGGTAAAGCAGGAGCCGCAGAGCTGGGGCGAGGTCTACGCCAAGGCGCCGGCCGCGTTTGCAGCGGGCACCGGTCCGGACATGCTGTTCGCCATTCCCGACTTCACCACGGTCATCAAGGGCATCGACGCGGTGGTTCCGGTGGACGACCTCGTCAAGGACATGGAGGCCAAGCACGGTTTCGTCCCGTCCACCATCGCGCCCTACCAGTATGACGACCACACCTGGGCAGTGCCGGCCTACAACATGGCGATCTCCATGTGGTACCGCAACAGCGCGCTGAAGGCCGCCGGCATCGAGGTGCCGAAGACCTGGTCGGAGTGGAAGGCTGCGGCCGAGAAGCTCTCGACCGACGGCAAGTACGGCGTCGGCCTGCCCGCCAACAAGCAGCTCTACACCGACCAGACCGTCTACTCGCTGATGGTCAACGGTGGGGCCGCGGACATCTACAACGAGGACGGCACGATCTCCTTCGACAAGCCGGAGACGGTGGCCGCCTATCAGGCCTATGGCGATCTGCAGAAGCTCTCCCCGCCCGACTCCACGAGCTGGACCTGGGGCGAGGCCGAAGCCTGCTTCGCCAGCGCCTCCTGCGGCACGATCCTGCAGTTCAGCGTCATCAACACCTATGAGACGCAAGCCGAAGCGGATGCTGCCGATCTCGGCGTCGCGGCGGTGCCGCATGCCGACGGGCAGTCGGAATCGGCCACGATCTCCTACTCCAACGCCATCATGCTGACCACCAAGGACGAAGCCAAGCAGGCTGGCGCCAAGGTGTTCCTCGCCTGGCTGCTGGAGCCCGCCAACTACGGCCGCTTCCTGACCATGGAGCCGGGTCTGTTCCTGCCGGTCACCAATGATGGCGCGAAGGCCGAGTCCTTCTGGGCCGATCCGATCGTGACCAAGTACAAGTCGCAGGTCGAGACGATGATCGCCAACTCCCAGAACGGCAAGCTGTTCGGCTTCACCACCGGCAAGGTGTTCCCGTCGATCGGCGCCATCTCCGGCCAGAACGTGATCGCCGAGACTCTGCAGAAGATGGTGGTCGACGGTCAGAGCGCGGCCGACGCCGTGAAAGCCGGCCAGGCGAAGATGAGCGAGATCGCGGGGAAGTAA
- a CDS encoding carbohydrate ABC transporter permease — MTNPRLAFLFIAPALLFLLAVLGWPLVQAVILSFQNVGVIGSAGTFVGFDNYAAVLGGSGFWRAFGRSVVWVVANAVVQTAVALGVALILNQKFPGVRIARTWIILTWIVPTVVVVIIWRWLLSTSGGMVNPLLIQFGIIDRPVGFFATREGAMTTLVMINSWRWFPFVALMMLAGLTRIPGDLYEAARIDGASAWKRFTRITWPLLQPTLIVLGVVGTLLSFNVFDVIWLLTAGGPSQATQTLPVLIYETAFKGYRLSEAATISVLTSLLLMGFALVATRAMTASEEAR; from the coding sequence ATGACCAACCCGCGCCTTGCCTTTCTCTTCATTGCCCCGGCCCTGCTGTTCCTGTTGGCAGTGCTCGGATGGCCGCTGGTCCAGGCGGTCATCCTGAGCTTCCAGAATGTCGGCGTGATCGGATCCGCCGGAACCTTCGTCGGCTTCGACAACTATGCGGCCGTGCTCGGCGGCAGCGGCTTCTGGCGGGCGTTCGGGCGTAGCGTGGTCTGGGTCGTCGCCAACGCCGTCGTGCAGACCGCGGTCGCGCTCGGCGTGGCGCTCATCCTCAACCAGAAATTCCCGGGCGTGCGCATCGCCCGCACCTGGATCATCCTGACCTGGATCGTGCCGACCGTCGTCGTCGTCATCATCTGGCGATGGCTGCTGTCGACGTCGGGCGGCATGGTCAATCCGCTGCTCATTCAGTTCGGCATCATCGATCGCCCCGTCGGCTTCTTCGCGACGCGTGAGGGGGCGATGACCACGCTGGTCATGATCAATTCCTGGCGCTGGTTCCCGTTCGTGGCGCTGATGATGCTGGCCGGCCTCACCCGCATTCCCGGCGACCTCTACGAAGCCGCTCGGATCGACGGCGCGAGCGCCTGGAAGCGCTTTACACGCATTACCTGGCCGCTGCTGCAACCGACGCTGATCGTGCTCGGCGTCGTCGGGACGCTGCTTTCCTTCAACGTCTTCGACGTGATCTGGCTGCTCACCGCCGGCGGGCCGTCTCAGGCGACACAGACGCTGCCCGTGCTGATCTACGAGACCGCGTTCAAGGGCTACCGCCTCAGCGAAGCGGCGACCATCTCGGTGTTGACCAGCCTGCTCCTGATGGGTTTTGCGCTGGTGGCGACGCGCGCGATGACCGCGAGCGAGGAGGCACGATGA
- a CDS encoding SDR family NAD(P)-dependent oxidoreductase, which translates to MTGRLDGKVALVIGAARGIGRGIAERFAEEGARLVLADTEAEAGEATAQELDAVFLETDISKMADAEAAVALAVERHGRLDVLVQNAGIYPWQLIEDTSPDDWDRVMAVNLRGTFNSARAALTPMKAQRSGRMLFTSSITGPHVTSPGHGHYSASKSGINGFIRSAALEFSGYGITVNGVEPGNIMTEAIRLHRGPEFIKSMEDAIPLGRLGTPRDVASAFLFLASGDADYITGTTIVVDGGQLLPEGADFRILPP; encoded by the coding sequence ATGACTGGAAGACTGGACGGCAAGGTCGCGCTCGTCATCGGGGCCGCGCGCGGCATTGGCAGGGGCATCGCCGAGCGCTTCGCCGAAGAGGGCGCCCGGCTGGTGCTGGCCGATACGGAGGCGGAGGCCGGGGAGGCGACGGCCCAGGAGCTGGATGCCGTCTTCCTGGAGACCGACATCTCCAAGATGGCGGATGCCGAGGCGGCCGTCGCGCTGGCTGTCGAGCGCCATGGGCGGCTTGATGTGCTGGTCCAGAACGCAGGCATCTACCCCTGGCAACTGATCGAGGATACCAGCCCCGACGACTGGGACCGCGTGATGGCGGTCAACCTGCGCGGCACGTTCAACTCGGCGCGGGCGGCGCTGACACCCATGAAGGCGCAGCGGTCCGGTCGCATGCTGTTCACCTCGTCCATCACCGGGCCGCATGTCACCAGCCCCGGCCACGGCCACTACTCGGCCAGCAAGTCGGGCATCAACGGTTTTATCCGCTCGGCGGCGCTGGAGTTTTCGGGCTACGGCATCACCGTCAACGGCGTCGAGCCCGGCAACATCATGACCGAAGCCATCCGCCTGCATCGCGGACCGGAGTTCATCAAGAGCATGGAGGACGCGATCCCGCTCGGCCGGTTGGGCACTCCGCGCGACGTGGCCAGCGCCTTCCTGTTCCTGGCGTCGGGTGACGCGGACTACATCACCGGCACGACCATCGTCGTCGACGGCGGGCAGTTGCTGCCCGAGGGCGCCGACTTCCGCATCCTGCCGCCATGA